tttattcatatatcaggcttaccaacatgtgttaattcataaaccattcatggtattatttcatgccaaatcatatactgaatataccatacacacatactatgaaactttattttcacacatgagcttaaaccatgaccaataatgcacaaaaataagcatcattcatatttcatcgtttatgagttataatcaaacatatgaccatttatacacgaatcattcatatatttcccaattttcctcctcctcctctccattccacatccttaatgtgtataacacacttaaacaacattaaccataatttcaatatttactaacatgtatattcaaagctgtttatccgagtcagagtcactaaattatttttatccggagctacagagctccaaattaagatccgataattttccctgaaactagactcacatatattcataccataaaattttcataatttttggttcagccaaatagtacattttattctttaaagtttcccctgtttcgctgtctgacagttccgaccactcttcactaaaaattaattatctcattgtacagaattcggatgatgttttagcttgtttcttctaaaaatagactcattaaggattctaaccatataaactataactcataatcatttttttacaatttttaatgattttccaaagtgagaacaggggaacccgaattcattctgaccttgtctcacaaaatctattatatctcataatttacaattccattgcttacatcatttcttttataagaaactagactcaataagctttagtttcatattttattcatcctctaattcaatctctacaatttttggtgatttttcaaagttacactactgctgctgtccaaaactgctttagtgcaaaatgttgatttccattttgccccaaatttcacagtttatgcaattcggtcctttctcaattaacccctcaattaatctaattttctcaattagtactttactagacattataagttgttacacaactattgaaattcagaatttccacatataactctatcttcaaactcttttactattaggtcccaaacattcactttctattcaattctttcaataaaattagcatatgaacaatttaaagctctaatttcatgctaaatcatcatatacttccagcacatattcatatcaactttcaaattctttcataaaatcaaaaactaatgaatttaacaagtgggcctagttgtaaaagtcataaaaatacaaaaatttcaagaaatagtcaagaattgaacttacttgtaataaaaatatgaagaaccagcttgaagaagcccttccatggtgttttagctgatgagaattcagaaaaatgaagagaaatctagataattccacttgggtcctaactttattaagcaaattttgcaattttccaattttacccttaattctccttactttcttgctgatttcatgcctctgccgtccagcccaaatataccttgggtctatttgtcttttaagccctcttccttttatcatttaagctatttaatcatttcctaaaattttgcatttgttacaatttagtcctttttgttcaattaattatcggaactttaaaatttcttaacgaaactttaatactaactttttaacactccataaatatttataaaaatatttatggctcagtttaaaatccccgaggtcttgatacctcatttcgattctaattattttaatatttatttctagtgcactattcactatttcaaaaattttcctaacttcatatttaacttatacttactaaattaataatattttctacccatttgtcgaatttagtgatctcgaatcaccgttccgacacctctgaaaattcaagccattacattttttttcgtcggatttgtggtcccgaaaccactgttccgactaagcctaaaatcgggctattacaaggATATTATAATTGCTTTCTTCAGTAAGCTTTCGAGTCTCCAGCCAAGAATAGAGTTATTGAATTCTAACTGGCTATTTTTCTTATGGAATATCATCAAGAGTAAAGGTGGTTTTACCAATAGAAGTTTTCTGTGTAGAATGATATTGTGATGAAGATGATTTTGGTGCTTCTGTcatttcttcatcatctgaTTGTTCTATCTTTGGTTGAGTTTgtaaaacttttgaaaagttttcttCCTCCGATTGACTTTCTGATGATGGGTCTGATGATGAACTTGAATCTGACCAATTAGTTTCAGTGTCTGATTGCTGCTCTTGGAGCTGTAAGGCTGAAATCTTTGGGATCAATTTGTCAaaggattttgattttgattttgattttgattttgattttgttggaTCATCAGAGACTTAGAAACTTGTTTTGGAGGAGGTGATTTTGGAGGAGATTTGTTTATCACTAGCCTTTTGCCGAGTCTAATTTCCTCTTGATgggcttcttcttttttagcTACTTTAGTTTCTTTAGTAgcctttttcttcttgttttttgATTTCCAGAAATATTTCATAAGTGCTGGGTTTAGTCCGTTATGGAAATTTTGGGAAGGTGATATGTACACCTTCAGCTGGAAGAGTATTTTTCTGATGAATCAAGGGAAACAACTCCATTGTGTCTAGTCGTGGGGATGATGCTGGAATTTTCCCTGTTTCTTGTAGTACTTTGATCTATTCTTTGAtattttggatttctttttctctttaagctaaatgagaaaaaaaatattgtctTGGGGCAGCTGGTTCTTTAGCCACAACATCTAATCTTTTCTGCAAAAGATTGATAAGGTCTTTTACCATTTTTGTATTATCATCTACTTTGGCCTCAACAGCTGAGATCTTGGaatcaattattttcaaagtgtGATTTTGAGCCAAAGCATTTTCAGTCTGCCAATTGAGAGTGGCTTCTGCAGCGCTTATTTTTGCAGGTGCACCAGAAATGCCAGTTTGGATCTTGGAAGGGATCTTTGGTGCATGAGTATAATTCTTTTAAGAGAATTCCTCAAGAGGTGGAAATTCTTTGTCATatgatgtttttgaaaaagaTTGTAACATACATACGACATGGATTGGCTTTTGTTCAGGTAAAGGATTTTTTTTGAACCTATTTATTGATCTTTTTGTAGCATGGTTGGGGAaaaggttttgattttctttgggATACAGAACTTTGCGAAGAAGGTGATTTTGGAGTAGGAGGAGGTTTACAAGTTTCTAGAGGAGTTTCTTAGACTGGTAATGATAATTTTGCAGAATAATCTACAAGGtaaataaatttaccattatctTCACCAAGTGCTCCAATATTTGGATCTCTTTTCATCCATCTTCTGAAAATTCTGATTGAGtggattttttcttctttttccccgCTTTTAAGGCTGAATGATCCATATTATCGATCCATGCACTGAACCTATCATCAGCACATAATTCacatgaacaatttaaagcccAAGGACAGTGTCCaatattttcatctttaaaCATGTACAAAGGTTTTCCATCAGCAGAAAAACTTTGTACTAGATTTCTTTCTAGACCAGGTTCACAAAGATCACAGCAACATTCTGGATCTTCATTGTTATGACCCACCATTGGATTTCCTGTGGGTTGCATCATCAATTGTATGGGAAAGATAGAATGACCTTTAGGGCTGTGAAGATGGCTatgatcaaattttattttcgtgGTTCTATCTCCCTTGGATATAATCTGACTTTTAGTAGACTGGATGGGCTGACTATGTTCATGAAGCTGTTCATAGTTGGTGACCTATTTTTCCGGGAGAAGTTTGATGAGTTCCTTCTTGGGAATTTGTCTAGGAACATGAACACAATGAGGTTGACCATTGGTGTTGATAgtgattaaaagaaaatctcaTGTACCATGTCGTGAGAGATTAAAAGCATGGTCTTGAACTCTGTAGACAATCTGATAGTGCAAAGTAGCTACTATTGCAGATGGCACTTAAGGTGCTCCaacaatttgaatttgaactttAAGAGTTGTAAGCAGATTTGGATATGCTAGTGCCATACTAAAATTTGGGAAGAGAGAAACCATGACAAGACCATAGTTTAAGATGGCTTCAATAGTAGCAATACAAGCATGCTGGTATTCCAAATATCTGAAATCTAGCAAGGCAATTCTTGCTACAACAGGTTTGCCTTTTACATTGTGGTAGTTTAGTGCGAGATGGATTGCTCCAAAATGGATATAGGAGTAGCCTGCTTGCATCCATTCTTTGGGAAATTTTGATGGAATTTCAAGAGTAACAAACTGTTCAGAGACAAAGGCAGAAATAGGATAACTATCAAACCTGGAGGCTTGAATATACTTTTTTACTTGCTTAGAAGTACTAtgaattagaatttttatagaCCTAATAGGGGAAAATGAGCTTTTTTATAAGTAGAATAAGGATTTACAGTGGGAAGATATGTAGGTTGAACCTTATCCTCTTCTTTAAGATAATCTATTtcgtacaaaaaaaaaagattttcttTGCAGAATGTGACTTTAAGGGAATACTAGGCATTGACAGAGAAGTTGAAGAAGTAGAAGGTCGTgacaatatttttttcatccataATTGAAACGATTTCCCTCTAGACTATCCTTTCTAAACAAGATGAAAATTATGAGTTTTGAGCAAAGctgactctgataccaatacGGGAGAGGATTAAGGATGGGATTCAAGAAACTGTCCAAAAAATAAGAAGAGGGCAAAAAAGATTGTacaactaattcaaaaatcaggaataaagataaaaaaattatccttGATACTGTAGCTAAAAGGCGGTGTCAGAATTCAATACAACACATTTGGGCCCATAAAGGCTTATTTATATAAAGCACCCAATGTGGAAAAGTTTATTTGAAATAGGCCCAATTACAAAAACTGCtctacattatataaaaaagtgaAGCATCGGGTAGTTAGGGTTTTTTGTTAGCCCCTCGCGTCATCGTCTTCAAAGAACGCTTAACCATCAAAACCAGCTAGCTAAATCAACCGCATTTCACCAGGATggttagtttttctttttgataatttattatgtGTTTGCACTCTCTTATTGTTTGCTTTTGCTAAAAGAAATTTGCTTATTCCAGATTATTTTCTTTACTCACTGTTATTTAATGCCTTTGGCCTTGTTTCTGAATGAATGAAGTAGGCTTGATTTGTTTATAAAAACCTTCTTCATTGCTTTTTTGTGATTTAAATTATGCATATTCGGATCTGGTAACTACGCCTTTCTGTTACCTGCTTTTTGGAGGCTACCAATCTAATTCCTCTTTTAAGTGATAATTGATATAACTGACGATATAATGTTTGGAACGGAATCTCAGATCAAAATCCTCTCCTGTTTTTCTGTTTTCCTATTTTTAAATTGCTACTGTTAAAATCTGcttattttaagtttaactATGTAATTTTTGAATGTGCAGTCTTGCTGTTGTTGATTTAGAAGTGCATTACTTAAAAATCTTCTCCATGAAAGAGTAGATTATTTCTGCtacatttacacattttattttccttggtGGTGCAGGCTAGAGGATTGAAGAAACACTTGAAGAGGCTCAATGCCCCTAGGCATTGGATGCTTGACAAGCTTGGTGGTGCTTTTGTATGTTTTAGTCTTGATCATTTTACTTTCATGCTAGTTTACTGCAACTTTTTATTCCttaagttttcagtttttacCGCCGGCGCCTGCTCAATTCATCTATTCAATtctagttttgttttattatccTCTTGTTATGCAGGCACCCAAGCCATCATCTGGACCCCACAAATCCAGGGAATGCTTGCCATTAATTCTCATTCTGCGAAACAGATTGAAGTATGCTCTCACGTACAGAGAAGTTATTGCTATTCTCATGCAGAGGCATGTCATGGTTGATGGGAAGGTTCGGACCGATAAGACTTATCCTGCTGGTTTCATGGGTATGTGGACTTTCTCTTTATTCCTAGATTGAGTTGTTCTGTTTATACTAGGTATTCAATTGAGTGAAATGTATTTGGTCTGATTATTCTGTTGTGTATACAGCTTCAGGATCCTAACATCCATTCTTTGTGTTCATTGTTCACTAGTCTGCTTGACTGACACTTCTATACtaatttatgaaatacatgCTGCGTTAGCCAATGTTCATTGGCATGTGATCTTGGGCTCTTGGCTTGTTTCTAGGGTAGCTTTAAGTGCTCTGCTTTTTAGGAGTTTACTCCTTTCTCTCTGCCTTGCGGAGATTATTGTATCCAAATCTTATGTAACATACTTGTTCACCTACTTGTAGATGTTGTGTCCATTCCTAAAACAAATGAGGACTTCCGTCTCCTTTATGACACCAAAGGGCGTTTCCGTCTCCATGCCATCACGGGTGATGAAACCAAGGTTTGAATTTTAGTAGTCAAGTATTTGAAATATAGGAACCAAGTGTTTCTACTTTCTTCACCCTGTAGGTATAACAatattgttcttttttatttattctgcAGTTTAAGCTTTGCAAGGTTAGGTCTGTCCAGTTTGGCCAGAAAGGCATTCCATACCTCAATACATATGATGGGCGTACCATCCGCTACCCGGACCCTCTGATCAAGGCTAATGACACCATCAAGCTGGACCTTGAGAGCAACAAAATTGTTGATTTCATCAAGTTTGATGTCGGAAATGTTGTCATGGTGACTGGAGGAAGGAACAGAGGTCGTGTGGGAGTGATTAAGAACAGGGAGAAGCACAAGGGTAGCTTTGAGACAATCCACGTTCAGGATGCTGCTGGGCATGAGTTTGCAACTCGTCTTGGTAATGTGTTCACAATTGGAAAAGGAACGAAGCCATGGGTATCCCTTCCCAAGGGCAAGGGTATTAAGTTGTCCATCATTGAGGAAGCTAGGAAGAGGCTTGCAGCCCAAAATGCTGCTTGAACATTAACACAAGATATCTAGATATGTCTTGCTGCTGTAGTTTATTCTGGAGTTACTAGATTTCTTGCTTTCGGTtatgaagaaaattttgagaactATTTTCTTCTTGCAATCTTAAATTGTTCGGTTGGCTAATGTTAGTGAACTTACAAGgctatattttaaatgaatgcTTGGACTTGGATGCTTTCGTGAATATGTTAATGCTTTGATTCATTATACAATATCTTTGGGGAAATGCAAATGGTTCCAAATCACATTGTTATTCCACATTTACTCAACGCCTTCAAAAACCAAGCTGTTTATTGTCTCTTACATGGCAAATGTTAAGGGGCTGCTACAATGgcatatagatatagatatttTACAACAACAATTTATTCTTCTCCACTACCTGTCCCtcatcatatatgtatatatagtagAACATCTGTGAAGCACTAAAACAACAGAAAGATGCAGCATTTAGATGGTGATTATGGGCAGCATCACGCCCCTTCGTCGAGTAGCATTTGATCGAAGTGCCACACGCCTACAAGCCAATTGCAGTCGGTTATTACAATGTAACTGAAACATTATCAACCCaatgattttatgaaaacaaatGATACATATAGCTTGCAAGGCTTACCATGTCCTTTTCCAACCCGCCTTAATTGAGAAACATATTCTGATATCTTCTTAATGGCTTCAACCTGAAAACTTGAGATAATTAGAAATTGTGGGTGTTTGAAAGATTTCTTTTTTGGATACTAAGAATGAAAGTGAGCTCACCTGCTCAGCTAAATATTCGCTTTCGATGAAATCGGCCATCTGAGCATCATTGTTTTGCACCGCTACCTGTTAAATTAAGATCATTAGATTAGTTGTAGACGCACACATCTCATCTACTACACCTATGGCGTATGGCTATAAGTTTAGAAACAATTAGTGTTACATTGTGCAGGCACAAAAGCTTCTCGTTTGTCAGCTTCTCCAAGGACAATGCTAATTCCATACCTGAACTCAACAAAGAAGGCAAAAGTTAATAGATCAGAGAAACAACATTTAAACAAACTCTAACAGCAAAATTATGAGATATTGTGAACTATGAAGCAATTAGCATTGCATTTGAGAGCCGAAAAGAGATCAGAATAAACGTGTAAGAGGGACACCGACTCACCGTATAGTGCATCTCCCTTCTCAGCATGATCAAACTCTGAAGGGGGCATCAGAATAGAGTGTAGTTTTACTCTTCCTCCTCGTTTGTTCTAATTAAAcagttgaaattaataattctattatatttatatgctcCCACTCCAATATATAATACGAAAAAAAAACCGGGTTAAGTGCACCAATGTCTTCAAACTATGACTCGGATTCTAAATCGATCCCTAAACTTTATAATATTCTAATTAAGTCTTCAAAGTATCAATATTCTATAAACCAAATCCTTCCATTAGCCTAACATCAACTCTGACCTTAAATGCTAGTTTAGATTTGACATGGACCATATTTAAAATGtgtgaatcaaattttaaatcagtGTATAACCAGTGACAGAGCCAAGGGGCTAGCAGTGGTCTACCCATTTAAAATGGAAAGTTTTTTCATTTactactttttataatttataaaattttaaatttaatcctttaaaaattataaagataaactatttaaattgtaaaattgtatttttactatcgtgaaaatatatgaataactCGGGCTAGATATGTTAAAGAGAATAAATAGTGTTAggactattttttttaatatattagatTCAAATTGTCTATGCGATAGTAAGTTTAAactctatattttaaatatgatccATATCATATTTGAGCTAACATTTAATGGTCAAACTAATAGAAAGTGATTAATATGAATAGTGAATTGAAAGGTTTATAAGTTTTGAAGATTAATTTAAAACCTGGGCCATAGTTTGAATACGCTTGGTGTGATTAACCCAAAAAGAAATAGACA
The window above is part of the Gossypium raimondii isolate GPD5lz chromosome 9, ASM2569854v1, whole genome shotgun sequence genome. Proteins encoded here:
- the LOC105799971 gene encoding 40S ribosomal protein S4 → MARGLKKHLKRLNAPRHWMLDKLGGAFAPKPSSGPHKSRECLPLILILRNRLKYALTYREVIAILMQRHVMVDGKVRTDKTYPAGFMDVVSIPKTNEDFRLLYDTKGRFRLHAITGDETKFKLCKVRSVQFGQKGIPYLNTYDGRTIRYPDPLIKANDTIKLDLESNKIVDFIKFDVGNVVMVTGGRNRGRVGVIKNREKHKGSFETIHVQDAAGHEFATRLGNVFTIGKGTKPWVSLPKGKGIKLSIIEEARKRLAAQNAA